One region of Solanum pennellii chromosome 6, SPENNV200 genomic DNA includes:
- the LOC107023865 gene encoding protein NRT1/ PTR FAMILY 5.1 isoform X1: protein MEANNDYTQDGTVDLRGHPVLANKTGKWKACSFLVGYEAFERMAFYGIASNLVVYLTSQLHEDTVSSVRNVNNWSGSVWITPLLGAYVADTYLGRFWTFTFSSLIYVMGMVLLTMAVSIKILKPSCENGVCNKASTSQIGFFYASLYIIAIGAGGTKPNISTFGADQFDDFNPHEKKLKVSFFNWWMFSTFGGALLATIGLVYIQENMSWGLGYGIPTVGLIFSLIIFYIGTPTYRHKVRKSQHPAKDLFRVPIVAFANRKMELPNDSSQLHELDMQYYFTTGKRQVHHTPVFRFLDKAAMKHDNDTGSRLPCTVTQVEGAKLITGMAMIWLVTLIPSTIWAQINTLFVKQGTTLDRHLGSTFQIPAASLGSFVTLTMLLSVPMYDRYFVPFMRKKTGNPRGITLLQRLGTGFFIQILAITFAYAMEVRRMHVIKMHHINGPKEIVPMTIFCLLPQYVLLGVADVFNAIGLLEFFYDQSPEDMQSLGTTFFTSGIGLGNFLNSFLVTVVDKITGSNGGKSWIGDNMNDSHLDYYYGFLLVMSVLNLGVFLWASNRYIYKRESREMKDEFPELEGKVIDLLP, encoded by the exons atggAAGCTAACAATGATTACACACAAGATGGCACCGTTGATCTTCGTGGTCACCCTGTCTTAGCCAACAAAACTGGCAAATGGAAAGCTTGTTCTTTCCTTGTAG GTTATGAAGCATTTGAGAGGATGGCTTTTTATGGAATAGCTTCAAACTTAGTGGTGTATTTAACAAGCCAACTACATGAAGACACAGTTTCATCAGTTAGAAATGTGAATAATTGGTCTGGATCTGTTTGGATTACACCACTTCTTGGTGCTTATGTTGCTGATACTTACTTGGGCCGCTTCTGGACCTTCACATTCTCTTCACTTATTTACGTCATG GGAATGGTTCTTTTGACAATGGCCGtatcaattaaaattttgaagccAAGTTGTGAAAATGGAGTATGCAACAAAGCTTCAACATCTCAAATTGGTTTCTTCTATGCATCGTTGTACATAATAGCCATTGGTGCTGGTGGAACTAAGCCTAATATATCAACATTTGGTGCTGACCAATTCGACGATTTTAATCCAcatgaaaaaaaacttaaagtTTCCTTCTTCAATTGGTGGATGTTTAGTACATTTGGTGGTGCTTTACTTGCCACAATTGGACTTGTTTACATTCAAGAAAACATGAGTTGGGGATTAGGTTATGGAATTCCAACTGTTGGATTAATATTTTCActaatcattttctatattggGACACCAACTTACAGGCATAAAGTTAGAAAGTCTCAACATCCTGCTAAGGATCTATTTCGTGTTCCTATTGTTGCATTTGCCAACAGGAAAATGGAACTACCTAATGACTCTTCACAACTTCATGAACTTGATATGCAATATTATTTCACTACGGGGAAACGACAAGTCCATCACACTCCAGTATTTAG GTTCTTGGACAAAGCGGCAATGAAACATGACAATGATACAGGTTCAAGGCTACCATGTACAGTGACTCAAGTGGAAGGAGCAAAGTTGATCACAGGAATGGCCATGATATGGCTTGTAACCTTAATCCCTAGCACCATATGGGCACAAATAAACACTCTGTTTGTGAAACAAGGAACCACTTTGGACAGACATTTGGGTTCAACATTTCAGATTCCAGCAGCATCATTAGGAAGCTTTGTGACTCTAACTATGCTATTATCTGTGCCAATGTACGATCGATATTTTGTGCCTTTTATGCGCAAGAAAACAGGAAATCCAAGAGGAATCACATTGCTCCAGAGGTTAGGAACAGGGTTCTTCATTCAAATTCTAGCCATCACGTTTGCTTACGCGATGGAAGTGAGAAGGATGCACGTCATTAAAATGCATCACATCAACGGGCCTAAAGAAATAGTCCCTATGACAATATTTTGTTTGTTGCCTCAGTATGTGCTATTGGGTGTTGCTGATGTGTTTAATGCCATAGGTTTGCTTGAATTTTTCTATGATCAGTCACCAGAAGATATGCAAAGCCTTGGAACGACGTTTTTCACTAGTGGGATTGGGCTTGGAAATTTCTTGAATAGCTTTTTGGTGACTGTGGTTGATAAAATTACAGGGAGTAATGGAGGGAAGAGCTGGATTGGAGACAATATGAATGATTCACACTTGGATTACTATTATGGTTTTCTCTTGGTCATGTCTGTCTTAAATTTGGGAGTTTTTCTGTGGGCATCCAATAGATATATCTATAAAAGGGAATCCAGGGAAATGAAGGATGAATTTCCAGAGTTGGAAGGCAAAGTCATAGACCTTCTTCCTTAG
- the LOC107023865 gene encoding protein NRT1/ PTR FAMILY 5.1 isoform X2: MAFYGIASNLVVYLTSQLHEDTVSSVRNVNNWSGSVWITPLLGAYVADTYLGRFWTFTFSSLIYVMGMVLLTMAVSIKILKPSCENGVCNKASTSQIGFFYASLYIIAIGAGGTKPNISTFGADQFDDFNPHEKKLKVSFFNWWMFSTFGGALLATIGLVYIQENMSWGLGYGIPTVGLIFSLIIFYIGTPTYRHKVRKSQHPAKDLFRVPIVAFANRKMELPNDSSQLHELDMQYYFTTGKRQVHHTPVFRFLDKAAMKHDNDTGSRLPCTVTQVEGAKLITGMAMIWLVTLIPSTIWAQINTLFVKQGTTLDRHLGSTFQIPAASLGSFVTLTMLLSVPMYDRYFVPFMRKKTGNPRGITLLQRLGTGFFIQILAITFAYAMEVRRMHVIKMHHINGPKEIVPMTIFCLLPQYVLLGVADVFNAIGLLEFFYDQSPEDMQSLGTTFFTSGIGLGNFLNSFLVTVVDKITGSNGGKSWIGDNMNDSHLDYYYGFLLVMSVLNLGVFLWASNRYIYKRESREMKDEFPELEGKVIDLLP; this comes from the exons ATGGCTTTTTATGGAATAGCTTCAAACTTAGTGGTGTATTTAACAAGCCAACTACATGAAGACACAGTTTCATCAGTTAGAAATGTGAATAATTGGTCTGGATCTGTTTGGATTACACCACTTCTTGGTGCTTATGTTGCTGATACTTACTTGGGCCGCTTCTGGACCTTCACATTCTCTTCACTTATTTACGTCATG GGAATGGTTCTTTTGACAATGGCCGtatcaattaaaattttgaagccAAGTTGTGAAAATGGAGTATGCAACAAAGCTTCAACATCTCAAATTGGTTTCTTCTATGCATCGTTGTACATAATAGCCATTGGTGCTGGTGGAACTAAGCCTAATATATCAACATTTGGTGCTGACCAATTCGACGATTTTAATCCAcatgaaaaaaaacttaaagtTTCCTTCTTCAATTGGTGGATGTTTAGTACATTTGGTGGTGCTTTACTTGCCACAATTGGACTTGTTTACATTCAAGAAAACATGAGTTGGGGATTAGGTTATGGAATTCCAACTGTTGGATTAATATTTTCActaatcattttctatattggGACACCAACTTACAGGCATAAAGTTAGAAAGTCTCAACATCCTGCTAAGGATCTATTTCGTGTTCCTATTGTTGCATTTGCCAACAGGAAAATGGAACTACCTAATGACTCTTCACAACTTCATGAACTTGATATGCAATATTATTTCACTACGGGGAAACGACAAGTCCATCACACTCCAGTATTTAG GTTCTTGGACAAAGCGGCAATGAAACATGACAATGATACAGGTTCAAGGCTACCATGTACAGTGACTCAAGTGGAAGGAGCAAAGTTGATCACAGGAATGGCCATGATATGGCTTGTAACCTTAATCCCTAGCACCATATGGGCACAAATAAACACTCTGTTTGTGAAACAAGGAACCACTTTGGACAGACATTTGGGTTCAACATTTCAGATTCCAGCAGCATCATTAGGAAGCTTTGTGACTCTAACTATGCTATTATCTGTGCCAATGTACGATCGATATTTTGTGCCTTTTATGCGCAAGAAAACAGGAAATCCAAGAGGAATCACATTGCTCCAGAGGTTAGGAACAGGGTTCTTCATTCAAATTCTAGCCATCACGTTTGCTTACGCGATGGAAGTGAGAAGGATGCACGTCATTAAAATGCATCACATCAACGGGCCTAAAGAAATAGTCCCTATGACAATATTTTGTTTGTTGCCTCAGTATGTGCTATTGGGTGTTGCTGATGTGTTTAATGCCATAGGTTTGCTTGAATTTTTCTATGATCAGTCACCAGAAGATATGCAAAGCCTTGGAACGACGTTTTTCACTAGTGGGATTGGGCTTGGAAATTTCTTGAATAGCTTTTTGGTGACTGTGGTTGATAAAATTACAGGGAGTAATGGAGGGAAGAGCTGGATTGGAGACAATATGAATGATTCACACTTGGATTACTATTATGGTTTTCTCTTGGTCATGTCTGTCTTAAATTTGGGAGTTTTTCTGTGGGCATCCAATAGATATATCTATAAAAGGGAATCCAGGGAAATGAAGGATGAATTTCCAGAGTTGGAAGGCAAAGTCATAGACCTTCTTCCTTAG